The Flavivirga eckloniae genomic interval AGGGGTATTGATACAGGGCTTAGCTTACGTCTTGTTTCTTCTGAAAACCTCAACTACACCACAAAGGCAAATTTTAGCTATAATAGAAATGAAGTGACCAATGCCGAAGTAGAAGACTTTGATGTGTCTACTTTCATTACTGGAACAGGTGCTATAGAAGGCAATGCATTAGGCACTATTTACAGTTTTAATTATGCAGGATTAGATCAAAACGGAAGGCCCCAATTTATTGATGAAACTGGTGAGATTGTAGATTTTACGACAGATATTACAAGCACAGATGCCTTGGTAAAAATGGGTACAGAAGTACCTGTCTATTATGGTTCCTGGATTAATGATTTATCGTATAAAAACTGGTCGTTACGTACGTTAACAACATTTACCGCAGGGCATGTTTTTAGAAATAGTGATGTATTTGATCCGGCTGCATCCTTTGGGAACACATTCAGGGATTTTAACAATCGATGGCAACAACGTGGTGATGAAAATACGACAGATGTACCCGCACAAATATCTAGCTTTACAGATCTTTTTGCCAGTGGTTACCAGAATTACCTTTCTTCAGACAAGTTCGTGGATGACGCTTCTACCATACGACTGCAAGAAATTATTCTATCCTATGCTTTTGATGCTAAAACGTTAAAAGCATTAAAAGTAGATCAGCTTCAATTATCACTACAAGCCAATAATGTGAAAGTTTGGAATTTTAATAAATGGAATATTGATCCAAACAATTCATTAATACAAATACAGCCAAGATTTACATTTAGCATAAGCACAACATTTTAATATCCATAAAAATGAAAAAAATAATATATATAATCATCGCTTTTGCATTTATTGTAAGTGGATGCACAAGAGATTCTTTCCTAGATATAAAGCCTAAAGGCACTGTTATTCCGAGCACTTTACAAGATTACAGAGCATTGTTGGATCAAGTATTAGGCCCGCCTATGCAGCCTAGTTTATCTCTCGGATTTGGACGGTCACATTCACTTCCATCTTTTGTAACAGATAATCAAAACATAAATGAAGACATTGTTACGTCTTTTGGGCTTAACAGACGTCAAATACGAGCCTATACATTTCAGGAGAGTTTTTATTCTCCACAAGAAGAAGATTTAGATTGGTTATTATATTACAATCAGATTTATGGAGCAAATCTTATACTGGAAGGATTAGATGAAGTTACAGATGGTACAAGCTCCCAAATAAATGAGTTAAAGGCTGAGGCTAGGTTACACCGCGCTTTTGCCTATTTTAATTTAGTGAATATCTATAGTGTACATTATGACCCCGCTTCGGCATCTACAGATTTAGGAATGCCCATTAGAGAAGGCATAGAGCTTGAAGGACTCGACCTAACAAGAGTGTCTGTTCAAGAAACATACGATTACATTTTAAATGATATTACTATGGGTTTAAATGACTTAAAAGATTCCCAACCTCAAAATGTCATTTTCCGTCCGTCAAAAGCAGCAGCACAAGGTTTACTTGCCAAGATATATTTGTATATGGGAAACTACAATTTGGCCCTAAACGCAGCAAATGAAGCACTAAGCTATAACGATGTTCTTAGAGATATTAATGATGACGAAAGGAGTCAGGAAAACCCCAATGTGATACTTCAACCATTGGCAATAAACAATGTAGAGGTCATTTGGGCTAAAAGCTATCTCTTTTTAGACCCCATATTTGCTACAGAGGAACTTGTAGATTCTTATGAGGTTGATGATGCTCGTAGTTTGTGGTATGATACCCTCGAAAATTTCTTTGGTCAAAGCATAGATGGCTCTGCGTATATATCACAATTGAACTCAGAAGACTATGCTACAGTAGGAATTACTACAGCAGACATGTACCTTATTGTAGCAGAATGCAATGCGAGACTTGGTAATACAGAGGCAGCAAATACAAGTTTAAATCTACTAAGAGAAAACAGGTTTTTTACAGATACTTATACCCCATTAATGATTACCGATCCTACAGAGTTACTCACTTTCGTAAAAGCGGAACGCAGACGCGAAATGGTGAGCAGCATGCAGCGAATGTTTGATATTAAGCGCTACAACCGTTTTGACAATGACAATATTTCTTTAAGTCATACTGTTGGAAGCCTTTCTGGGTCTATAGAACCCAATAGTTTAAACTGGGCATTCCCCATCAGTGAAAAATACATTCAACTTAATCCAGAGATTATTCAAAATCCAAGAGATTAATTTAAAACTTTAAGACAATGAAACATATATATAACATTCTTTTAATTGGTATTATTAGTTGTTTTTTTTCCTGTTATACAGAAGAAGTAAAACCAACAGTAATAACTACCTCAGACTATACGGTACTTGTAGATTATGCAGTAAGCGCACAAGATACCATAGGGAATATTCCTGGAACATCAAACAAAGGCTCTGTAACATTCACAATTGTATCTCAATCTGTACCCAATGCGCTTTCTATTGGAGAAACATATGGAGAACTTATCGTTCAGGATGCCAGTGCTTTTGATCCTGAAATAAATACTGAAATGAATTTGGTAGTTTCTGTTTCAAAAAATGAAATTACAGAAAACACAAATATTTCAATTACAATAGAAGAACCCTGCCCCGATGTAAACATTAACGATTGGTTGGGAAAGATCGCTGTGGTAAATAATGGTACGCAAACCGCTGCTTTTGGTATTGAAAATGACTGTAGTATTTTAACCTTACAAGGAGGTGATGTAGCAGGATTAACCTGTGATGTAGAAGCAGAAATTTCAATACAATATGAAGAATCTGACTCTAACATAGGAATTATTCTTGTTGAAAGACAAGCCTATGATTGTGTTTCTGGAAGTAATCTAGAACTTGAAGCAGATGGAGAGTACGATCAGGATACAGGCATTACAACTCTTAATTACACCTTGTATGAAAACAACAGTATAAACAGCACAGGAACTACCACCTTGTTTTTTGATGCTTCAAGCTGCACACCTGTTGTAAATACAGCTATCTGGGATGGAAATTTAACCGTTGAAGAGCCTGGTTTTTTTGTTGTCTCAGGAACAGGAAAGAGTGGCTGCAATACTTTAGAGATAAGTGGTGATATTTTGAACTGGGGTTGCGACAGTGGCCTCCTACCTGCCCTAGAAATCAGCTTTACACCCGATTCAGATGGGGCTACGACTGGGACTGCAGTTATGGAAAGGCAAAATTACAATTGTAATGCTGGTGAAAACTTAGAAATTGAAGCAACAGGTACGTATAATGAGGATACCTCAACTATTGATTTTACTTATGCTTTTTATATTGATGGTGAAGAATTTTTTACAGGAGATATTGTAATCACTCCAAATTAGAATTAGTCAAGTCTTTTTTTTCCAATGTAAAGTGCACTGCTTATAAAAAGCAGTGCACTTATTAATCTATATTTTATGTTATGGTTTTAAGAGAACCTATTAAAATTAAAGACAAGGCTATTCTTAAAATAGTTTTTGAAATTTACTATAAAGCACTTTTACATTATGGCATTAGGTTTTTGCACTCAGAGCAAGAA includes:
- a CDS encoding RagB/SusD family nutrient uptake outer membrane protein; this encodes MKKIIYIIIAFAFIVSGCTRDSFLDIKPKGTVIPSTLQDYRALLDQVLGPPMQPSLSLGFGRSHSLPSFVTDNQNINEDIVTSFGLNRRQIRAYTFQESFYSPQEEDLDWLLYYNQIYGANLILEGLDEVTDGTSSQINELKAEARLHRAFAYFNLVNIYSVHYDPASASTDLGMPIREGIELEGLDLTRVSVQETYDYILNDITMGLNDLKDSQPQNVIFRPSKAAAQGLLAKIYLYMGNYNLALNAANEALSYNDVLRDINDDERSQENPNVILQPLAINNVEVIWAKSYLFLDPIFATEELVDSYEVDDARSLWYDTLENFFGQSIDGSAYISQLNSEDYATVGITTADMYLIVAECNARLGNTEAANTSLNLLRENRFFTDTYTPLMITDPTELLTFVKAERRREMVSSMQRMFDIKRYNRFDNDNISLSHTVGSLSGSIEPNSLNWAFPISEKYIQLNPEIIQNPRD
- a CDS encoding cadherin repeat domain-containing protein, whose translation is MKHIYNILLIGIISCFFSCYTEEVKPTVITTSDYTVLVDYAVSAQDTIGNIPGTSNKGSVTFTIVSQSVPNALSIGETYGELIVQDASAFDPEINTEMNLVVSVSKNEITENTNISITIEEPCPDVNINDWLGKIAVVNNGTQTAAFGIENDCSILTLQGGDVAGLTCDVEAEISIQYEESDSNIGIILVERQAYDCVSGSNLELEADGEYDQDTGITTLNYTLYENNSINSTGTTTLFFDASSCTPVVNTAIWDGNLTVEEPGFFVVSGTGKSGCNTLEISGDILNWGCDSGLLPALEISFTPDSDGATTGTAVMERQNYNCNAGENLEIEATGTYNEDTSTIDFTYAFYIDGEEFFTGDIVITPN